In the Danio rerio strain Tuebingen ecotype United States chromosome 8, GRCz12tu, whole genome shotgun sequence genome, one interval contains:
- the spag17 gene encoding sperm-associated antigen 17 yields the protein MPPKRNKSSTPSGATPTGAGAANKSWETSLSAAVFEENEWRASLSVVQVEKAEDEQLIGSLVQAVQQPMRRLFSVLSWEDTLEKINELGNPKTRKTKDVPMFFEVTEVAKAVMDAGEEMTVDLIAKLIKFQLLIIKNTDVTRRASELKAVEENAHVKVGLNSANKDQGGKGAAKGKKVADIPVPTKDTKLKRRGEEENTIKYIDDEPDDGPQQYILIVGFYEPLLIAVLDSMGIHVSNVIKLGLQRDEHSEALEDTEAEEDHQSNEDQEVETLKQKRQQELDVFWKQLDQVLNTGIWSCYI from the exons ATGCCACCCAAACGGAATAAAAGTAGTACTCCGTCCGGAGCAACTCCAACTGGGGCAGGCGCTGCTAACAAAAGCTGGGAGACTTCTCTTTCTGCGGCTGTATTTGAGGAG AATGAGTGGAGGGCCAGTCTGTCTGTAGTGCAGGTGGAGAAAGCAGAGGACGAACAGCTCATCGGTTCCCTAGTGCAGGCGGTCCAACAGCCCATGCGCAGGCTCTTCAGTGTGCTGTCCTGGGAGGACACTCTAGAAAAG ATCAATGAACTGGGAAACCCAAAGACAAGAAAAACCAAAGATGTTCCCATGTTTTTTGAG GTGACGGAAGTTGCAAAGGCTGTGATGGATGCTGGAGAGGAAATGACAGTGGATCTAAtagcaaaattaataaaattccAACTACTGATCATCAAAAACACTGACGTTACAAGGAGGGCCTCTGAGCTAAAA GCCGTAGAGGAGAATGCTCATGTTAAAGTAGGACTGAATTCTGCCAATAAAGATCAGGGAGGTAAAGGAGCagcaaaggggaaaaaagtggCTGACATTCCAGTTCCAACCAAAGACACCAAACTCAAACGCAGGGGGGAGGAGGAAAACACAATCAAATATATAG ATGATGAGCCTGATGATGGTCCACAGCAATACATTCTGATAGTGGGATTCTATGAACCCCTTCTGATTGCAGTGCTGGACTCAATGGGTATCCATGTGTCCAATGTTATTAAACTGGGTTTACAGAGAGATGAACATTCAGAGGCTCTAGAGGACACAGAGGCAGAGGAGGATCACCAGTCAAATGAAGACCAGG AAGTTGAGACTCTGAAGCAAAAAAGACAGCAGGAGCTAGATGTTTTCTGGAAGCAGTTGGATCAAGTCTTGAACA